A single region of the Plantactinospora soyae genome encodes:
- a CDS encoding LLM class F420-dependent oxidoreductase: MTVPLSGVPLAGHAAIYAALVEAGFTDLWSSEVAGSDAFTPLALAAAWQPDVRLGTAIAPVYTRGPGLLAMSAAALAEAAPGRFSLGIGASSPVLVQDWNAARFVEPFRRTRDMLRFLRAALRGELVDEVYDTFTVRRFRLERPPVVPPPILLAALRPRMLRLAGAEADGTILNWLAAQDVPTVLTELGERRAGFEVAARIFVCPTEDVQHARAVGRRLITTYLTVPAYAEFHRWLGREPVLGPMWRAWSAGDRRGAGELVPDELVDALVVHGSPEACRAGIERYAAAGVDIPVLALLPTPELAAGGAAALATTIAQLGPATGGTS; the protein is encoded by the coding sequence ATGACCGTGCCGCTGAGCGGCGTCCCGCTCGCCGGGCACGCCGCGATCTACGCCGCACTCGTGGAAGCCGGGTTCACCGACCTGTGGTCCTCCGAGGTGGCCGGCAGCGACGCGTTCACGCCGTTGGCGCTCGCCGCCGCATGGCAACCGGACGTGCGGCTCGGCACCGCGATCGCGCCGGTCTACACCCGTGGGCCCGGCCTGCTGGCGATGAGCGCGGCGGCCCTGGCCGAAGCCGCGCCGGGACGGTTCTCGCTCGGCATCGGGGCGTCGTCCCCGGTGCTGGTCCAGGACTGGAACGCCGCCCGGTTCGTCGAGCCGTTCCGGCGGACCCGGGACATGCTGCGCTTCCTGCGCGCGGCACTGCGGGGCGAACTGGTCGACGAGGTGTACGACACCTTCACCGTACGGCGGTTCCGGTTGGAGCGGCCGCCGGTCGTACCGCCGCCGATCCTGCTGGCCGCGTTGCGCCCCCGGATGCTGCGGCTGGCCGGTGCCGAGGCGGACGGCACCATCCTCAACTGGCTCGCCGCGCAGGACGTACCGACGGTCCTGACCGAGCTGGGTGAGCGCCGGGCCGGCTTCGAGGTCGCTGCCCGGATCTTCGTCTGCCCCACCGAGGACGTCCAACACGCCCGCGCGGTGGGCCGCCGGCTGATCACCACCTACCTGACCGTGCCGGCGTACGCCGAGTTCCACCGCTGGCTCGGCCGGGAGCCGGTACTCGGTCCGATGTGGCGGGCCTGGTCGGCCGGCGACCGCCGAGGAGCCGGCGAGCTGGTCCCGGACGAGCTGGTCGACGCCCTGGTGGTGCACGGCTCACCGGAGGCCTGCCGGGCCGGGATCGAGCGGTACGCGGCGGCCGGAGTGGACATTCCGGTGCTCGCCCTGCTGCCCACCCCGGAGCTGGCGGCCGGCGGAGCCGCGGCGCTGGCCACGACGATCGCCCAGCTCGGCCCGGCGACCGGAGGAACCAGCTGA
- a CDS encoding DUF1028 domain-containing protein, which translates to MTFSIVARSDDGRMHGVAVASKFLGVGALVPAAEAEVGALATQAYANLAYRPQGLAFLRTGLAAADVVAGLVAADPGRAQRQLGVVGVDGEGASYTGPGCTDWAGGQAGTGWAVQGNILTGPEVLDEMRDAWLGLADRTFAERLLGALAAGDRAGGDRRGRQSAALLVVARGGGYGGGSDVVLDLRVDDHPEPVPELARLLDVHTLLFGRPDPQTLLDLTGDLADEVAVLLGVRGYPDDGSGLDDRLAAWAGVENLEERLVPARIDPVVLAHLRARS; encoded by the coding sequence GTGACGTTCTCGATAGTCGCGCGGTCCGACGACGGCAGGATGCACGGCGTCGCGGTGGCGAGCAAGTTCCTCGGGGTCGGCGCCCTGGTGCCCGCCGCCGAGGCCGAGGTGGGCGCGCTGGCCACCCAGGCGTACGCCAACCTGGCCTACCGGCCGCAGGGACTCGCCTTCCTCCGTACGGGTCTGGCCGCGGCCGACGTGGTGGCCGGGCTGGTCGCCGCAGACCCGGGCCGGGCGCAGCGGCAACTCGGGGTGGTCGGCGTCGACGGCGAGGGCGCCAGCTACACCGGGCCGGGCTGCACCGACTGGGCCGGTGGGCAGGCCGGTACCGGCTGGGCGGTCCAGGGCAACATCCTGACCGGCCCGGAGGTGCTGGACGAGATGCGCGACGCGTGGCTGGGCCTCGCCGACCGGACCTTCGCGGAACGCCTCCTCGGGGCGCTGGCCGCCGGCGACCGGGCCGGCGGCGACCGCCGTGGCCGGCAGAGCGCGGCGCTGCTGGTGGTCGCCCGGGGCGGCGGGTACGGCGGCGGCAGCGACGTCGTGCTGGACCTGCGGGTGGACGACCATCCCGAGCCGGTGCCGGAGTTGGCCCGCCTGCTGGACGTGCACACCCTGCTCTTCGGCCGGCCCGATCCGCAGACGCTGCTCGACCTTACCGGTGACCTCGCCGACGAGGTGGCGGTGCTGCTCGGCGTGCGGGGCTATCCCGACGACGGCTCCGGGCTGGACGACCGGCTCGCCGCCTGGGCCGGGGTGGAGAACCTGGAGGAGCGCCTGGTGCCCGCCCGGATCGACCCGGTCGTGCTGGCCCACCTGCGCGCCCGGTCCTGA
- a CDS encoding maleylpyruvate isomerase N-terminal domain-containing protein, translated as MLVRDAFAAEAGRLSDVLAELTEADQLRPTGCPPWNVRDLAAHVRTGAGRVIGMLAAPAPPGAEVDAADYFGPAKFAPETDAARVDTARREGAEFDSGRALAEDFDRTWRAAYAASAKAEPDRLVRTRHGDPMTLDEFLVTRVVELGVHGLDLASALGREPWLTTPAADLISGLLDRAAGAAGAGLADELGWDRLTLIAKATGRWPLTDAERAEIDRRDVRWPTFG; from the coding sequence ATGTTGGTACGGGACGCCTTCGCGGCGGAGGCCGGGCGGCTCTCCGACGTACTGGCCGAGCTGACCGAGGCGGACCAGCTGCGCCCCACCGGCTGTCCGCCGTGGAACGTCCGGGATCTGGCGGCCCATGTGCGTACCGGCGCCGGCCGGGTGATCGGCATGCTCGCCGCGCCCGCGCCGCCGGGTGCCGAGGTCGACGCCGCGGACTACTTCGGGCCGGCGAAGTTCGCCCCGGAGACCGACGCCGCCCGGGTCGACACCGCGCGGCGGGAGGGCGCCGAGTTCGACAGCGGTCGCGCGCTGGCGGAGGACTTCGACCGCACCTGGCGGGCGGCGTACGCGGCCAGCGCCAAGGCAGAACCCGACCGGCTGGTACGCACGAGGCACGGCGACCCGATGACGCTCGACGAGTTCCTGGTGACCCGGGTGGTGGAGTTGGGCGTACACGGGCTGGACCTGGCGAGCGCGCTCGGGCGGGAGCCGTGGTTGACCACGCCGGCCGCCGACCTGATCAGTGGTCTGCTGGATCGGGCGGCGGGCGCGGCGGGTGCCGGACTCGCCGACGAGCTGGGCTGGGACCGGCTGACGCTGATCGCCAAGGCCACCGGTAGATGGCCGCTCACCGACGCCGAACGGGCCGAGATCGACCGTCGGGACGTACGCTGGCCGACCTTCGGGTGA
- a CDS encoding phosphatase PAP2 family protein: MSGTSATVCRVRGRSRILTGAWLVVLTAVQIMTVVVVWRFAVGTEQGQLLDTIALNGNSIGRERIEGIIGGVLNAVSLLSLVAATAVIGFIALIRRRFLLAVVTVLLIAGANVTTQALKYFIERPDFGVDPERETAGNSLPSGHTTVAASVAIALVMVLPPRVRGWGALVGAGYAAAAGVATLSAGWHRPSDSVTALLIVGAWATAASFVLLLRQGDDLQVEPADGNRRVFSVLAIGGLALLLAAAIAIGWTDGARSTPMPEFDRHQLLVAYGGSAAGIAGTAAVVTALVLLTMHRVVPRHTADADRPAVG; encoded by the coding sequence ATGTCCGGCACGTCCGCTACGGTGTGCCGCGTGCGTGGGCGGAGCAGGATCCTGACAGGCGCCTGGCTGGTCGTGCTGACCGCGGTGCAGATAATGACGGTTGTCGTCGTCTGGCGGTTCGCCGTCGGCACCGAGCAGGGCCAACTGCTCGACACGATCGCGCTGAACGGCAACTCGATCGGGCGGGAGCGGATCGAGGGCATTATCGGCGGGGTGCTCAACGCGGTCTCCCTGCTGTCGCTGGTGGCCGCCACCGCGGTCATCGGGTTCATCGCGCTGATCCGCCGGCGGTTTCTGCTGGCGGTGGTGACCGTACTGCTCATCGCGGGCGCGAACGTGACCACCCAGGCCCTCAAGTACTTCATCGAGCGGCCCGACTTCGGCGTCGACCCGGAGCGCGAGACGGCCGGCAACAGCCTGCCCAGTGGACACACCACGGTGGCCGCCTCGGTGGCGATCGCGCTGGTCATGGTGCTGCCGCCCCGGGTCCGTGGCTGGGGCGCGCTGGTCGGCGCCGGGTACGCCGCGGCGGCCGGGGTCGCCACCCTGTCGGCCGGCTGGCACCGGCCCAGCGACTCCGTGACGGCACTGCTGATCGTCGGGGCCTGGGCAACCGCGGCCAGCTTCGTACTGCTGCTGAGGCAGGGCGACGACCTGCAGGTCGAACCCGCCGACGGAAACCGTCGGGTGTTCAGCGTGCTGGCCATCGGCGGCCTGGCCCTGCTGCTGGCCGCCGCGATCGCCATCGGCTGGACCGACGGTGCGCGCTCGACGCCGATGCCGGAGTTCGACCGCCACCAGCTCCTGGTCGCGTACGGCGGCAGCGCGGCCGGCATCGCCGGAACCGCCGCCGTGGTGACCGCCCTGGTGCTGCTCACCATGCACCGGGTGGTTCCCCGGCACACGGCCGACGCCGACCGACCCGCCGTCGGCTAG